The following are encoded together in the Peromyscus leucopus breed LL Stock chromosome 1, UCI_PerLeu_2.1, whole genome shotgun sequence genome:
- the LOC114710274 gene encoding LOW QUALITY PROTEIN: olfactory receptor 6-like (The sequence of the model RefSeq protein was modified relative to this genomic sequence to represent the inferred CDS: inserted 1 base in 1 codon), whose protein sequence is MWKGNITNIREFILVGFPTAPWLQVLLFFIFFITYLFVLLENLVIILTVWITGSLHKPXYYFLGTMSFLEAWYISVTVPKMLAGFLFHPNTISFLGCMTQLYFFISLACTECVLLAAMAYDRYVAICWPLRYPVMMTTGFCVQLTISSWVSGFTISMAKVYFISRVAFCGNNILNHFFCDVSPILKLACMDLSMAETVDFALAIVILVFPLSATVLSYAFIVSTILHIPSATGQRKAFSTCASHLTVVVIFYTAVIFMYVRPRAIASFNSNKLISAIYAVFTPMLNPIIYCLRNKEVKAAIRKTIAGGRALSLGDSIS, encoded by the exons ATGTGGAAGGGAAACATCACCAACATTAGAGAGTTCATCCTTGTGGGTTTCCCTACTGCTCCCTGGCTGCAAGTTttgctcttcttcatcttcttcataACTTACTTGTTTGTGCTTTTGGAGAATCTAGTCATCATTCTTACTGTGTGGATCACTGGGTCCCTGCACAAAC TGTACTATTTTCTTGGTACCATGTCCTTTCTGGAGGCCTGGTATATATCTGTCACTGTCCCTAAGATGCTGGCTGGATTCctatttcaccccaataccattTCCTTCTTGGGATGCATGACCCAGCTCTATTTCTTCATATCCCTTGCCTGTACTGAATGTGTACTTTTAGCTGCCATGGCCTATGATCGGTATGTGGCCATATGTTGGCCTCTGCGTTATCCAGTCATGATGACCACAGGGTTTTGTGTTCAGTTGACCATCAGTTCCTGGGTGAGTGGCTTCACCATCTCCATGGCAAAGGTGTACTTTATCTCCCGAGTTGCCTTCTGTGGCAATAATATCTTGAACCATTTTTTCTGTGATGTGTCACCTATCCTTAAATTGGCCTGTATGGACTTATCTATGGCTGAAACAGTAGACTTTGCTCTAGCCATTGTCATCCTAGTGTTTCCTCTCTCAGCCACAGTCCTTTCCTATGCCTTCATCGTCTCTACCATCCTGCATATACCATCAGCCACCGGGCAGCGGAAGGCCTTCTCTACCTGTGCTTCTCATCTTACAGTGGTGGTCATCTTCTACACAGCTGTGATCTTCATGTATGTCCGACCTCGGGCCATTGCTTCATTTAATTCTAACAAACTGATCTCAGCTATCTATGCAGTCTTCACTCCCATGCTCAACCCTATCATCTATTGCCTGAGGAACAAGGAAGTCAAAGCTGCCATCAGGAAAACCATAGCTGGTGGCAGAGCCTTGTCCTTGGGAGACTCTATTTCCTGA
- the LOC114710275 gene encoding olfactory receptor 2D3-like, whose amino-acid sequence MGKENHTYLTEFILLGLSSDHQTQILLFMVFLIIYLLTVFGNLLIILLIHVDSRLHTPMYFFLKNLSLNDLCFSTTIVPKMLVHFIVVRKTISFAGCSMQMFFFLIMGCTESSLLAVMSYDRYIAVCKPLHYSTIMTHRVCVLLVVGSWASGIFVSVVDTTFTLCLSYQGPNLINHYFCEPPALLKLASEETYTAEMVIFAMGVVILLGPVSLILFSYWNIIYTVVQMQSGEGRLKVFSTCSSHFIVVIFFYGSTIFTYMQPNSKKMNEGDKVISVFYSVITSMMNPFIYSLRNKDVKEALRKVLKRELR is encoded by the coding sequence atgggaaaagaaaaccacacttATCTGACTGAGTTCATCTTGCTGGGCCTTTCTTCAGATCATCAGACTCAGATCTTGCTGTTCATGGTATTTCTCATCATCTACTTGCTCACTGTGTTTGGAAATCTGCTCATCATACTCCTCATTCATGTTGACTCTCGACTTCATACACCAATGtacttctttctcaaaaacctGTCATTGAATGATCTCTGTTTCTCTACAACTATCGTTCCTAAGATGCTAGTCCATTTTATAGTTGTAAGAAAGACCATTTCATTTGCTGGGTGCTCAATGCAGatgttttttttcctcataatGGGGTGTACAGAAAGCTCTCTTCTAGCAGTCATGTCTTATGACCGCTACATAGCTGTCTGCAAGCCCTTGCACTACTCCACCATCATGACACATAGGGTTTGTGTTCTGCTAGTTGTAGGATCCTGGGCTAGTGGAATATTTGTGTCTGTAGTAGATACCACATTTACTTTATGCTTGTCATACCAGGGACCAAATCTCATCAATCATTACTTTTGTGAGCCTCCTGCCCTCTTGAAGCTTGCTTCAGAAGAAACCTACACAGCGGAGATGGTCATTTTTGCCATGGGTGTAGTAATTCTCCTAGGTCCTGTTTCTCTCATCcttttctcctactggaatattatcTACACTGTGGTTCAAATGCAATCAGGTGAGGGGAGGCTCAAGGTCTTCTCCACCTGTAGTTCCCATTTCATTGTTGTTATCTTCTTCTATGGCTCAACAATATTTACCTACATGCAGccaaactcaaagaaaatgaatgaagggGATAAGGTAATCTCAGTCTTCTATTCAGTTATAACATCCATGATGAACCCATTCATTTATAGCCTAAGGAACAAGGATGTGAAGGAGGCATTAAGAAAAGTACTTAAAAGAGAGTTAAGATAA
- the LOC114710280 gene encoding olfactory receptor 2D3-like: MGEHNKTSVIEFIFLGLSQDPQTQVLLFSLFLLIYLLTVLGNLLIIVLIHTDPRLHTPMYFFLRNLSFADLCFSTTTVPQVLIHFLVKRKTISFAGCSTQIVVLLLVGCTECALLAVMSYDRYVAVCKPLHYSTIMTHWVCVQLAAGSWASGAFVSLVDTTFTLRLPYRGNNVINHFFCEPPALLKLASADTYSTEMTIFAMGVIILLAPVSLILISYWNIISTVIQMQSGEGRLKVFSTCGSHLIVVVLFYGSGIFAYMRPNSKTMNEKDKMISVFYSAVTPMLNPIIYSLRNKDVKGALRRITAK, encoded by the coding sequence ATGGGGGAGCACAATAAAACCTCAGTGATCGAATTCATCTTCCTGGGCCTCTCACAGGACCCACAGACCCAAGTCCTgctcttttccctctttctgctCATCTACCTGCTCACTGTGCTGGGAAATCTGCTCATCATCGTGCTCATCCACACAGACCCCAGActccacactcccatgtactttttccttaGAAACTTGTCCTTTGCAGACCTCTGCTTTTCTACCACCACAGTTCCCCAAGTGCTCATCCACTTCCTGGTGAAGAGAAAGACCATTTCTTTTGCTGGATGTTCAACTCAAATAGTCGTGTTACTTCTGGTTGGGTGTACAGAGTGTGCACTCCTGGCAGTGATGTCCTATGACCGATATGTGGCTGTCTGCAAGCCTCTGCACTACTCCACCATCATGACACACTGGGTATGTGTCCAGCTGGCTGCAGGGTCCTGGGCCAGTGGTGCGTTTGTGTCCCTGGTAGATACCACATTCACACTGCGTCTCCCTTACCGAGGAAACAATGTCATTAACCACTTTTTCTGTGAACCTCCTGCCCTCCTGAAGCTGGCTTCAGCAGACACTTACAGCACAGAAATGACCATCTTTGCAATGGGTGTGATCATCCTCCTAGCACCTGTCTCCCTCATCCTCATCTCCTACTGGAACATCATCTCCACTGTGATCCAGATGCAgtctggggaggggaggctcAAGGTCTTCTCCACCTGTGGTTCCCATCTCATTGTTGTTGTCCTCTTCTATGGCTCAGGAATATTTGCATACATGAGACCAAACTCCAAGACAATGAATGAAAAGGATAAAATGATTTCAGTGTTCTATTCAGCAGTGACTCCCATGCTGAACCCCATCATTTACAGCCTGAGAAACAAGGATGTCAAAGGGGCTCTCAGGAGAATAACTGCAAAATAA